From the genome of Callithrix jacchus isolate 240 chromosome 7, calJac240_pri, whole genome shotgun sequence, one region includes:
- the DRAXIN gene encoding draxin has protein sequence MAGPAIHTGPMLFLALLLPLELSLAGALAPGTPARNLPENHIDLPGPALWTPQTSHHRRRGQGKKEWGPSLPSQAQDGAVVTATRQASRLPEAEEPLPEQSPAGLLQDKDLLLGLALPYPEKENRPPGWERARKRSREHKRRRDRLRLHRGRALVRGPSSLMKKAELSEAQALDAAMEESSTSLAPTMFFLTTFEAAPATEESLILPITSLRPQAQPRPDGEVMPTLDMALFDWTDYEDLKPDGWPSAKKKEKHRSKLSSDGNETSPAEGEPCDHHQDCLPGTCCDLREHLCTPHNRGLNNKCFDDCMCVEGLRCYAKFHRNRRVTRRKGRCVEPETANGDRGSFINV, from the exons ATGGCTGGGCCTGCCATCCACACCGGCCCCATGCTGTTCCTCGCCCTCCTGCTGCCCCTGGAGCTGAGCCTGGCAGGTGCCCTTGCACCTGGGACCCCTGCTCGGAACCTCCCTGAGAATCAcattgacctcccaggcccagcGCTATGGACGCCTCAGACCAGCCACCACCGCCGGCGGGGCCAGGGCAAGAAGGAGTGGGGCCCAAGCCTACCCAGCCAGGCCCAGGATGGGGCTGTGGTCACCGCCACCAGGCAGGCCTCCAGGCTGCCAGAGGCTGAGGAGCCGCTGCCTGAGCAGAGTCCTGCAGGCCTGCTGCAGGACAAGGACCTGCTCCTGGGGCTGGCATTGCCTTACCCTGAGAAGGAGAACCGACCTCCAGGTTGGGAGAGGGCCAGGAAACGCAGCAGGGAGCACAAGAGGCGCAGGGACaggctgaggctgcacagag GCCGAGCATTGGTTCGAGGTCCCAGCTCCCTGATGAAGAAGGCAGAGCTCTCTGAAGCCCAGGCGCTGGATGCAGCCATGGAGGAATCCTCTACCAGCCTGGCCCCCACCATGTTCTTCCTCACCACCTTTGAGGCAGCACCTGCCACAGAAGAGTCCCTGATCCTGCCCATCACCTCCCTGCGGCCCCAG GCACAGCCCAGGCCTGACGGGGAGGTGATGCCCACACTGGACATGGCCTTGTTCGACTGGACCGATTATGAAGATTTAAAACCTGATGGCTGGCCCTCTGCAAAGAAGAAAG AGAAACACCGGAGTAAGCTCTCCAGTGATGGTAACGAAACATCACCAGCCGAAGGGGAACCATGCGACCATCACCAAGACTGCCTGCCAG GGACTTGCTGCGACCTGCGGGAGCATCTCTGCACACCCCACAACCGAGGCCTCAACAACAAATGCTTCGATGACTGCATGTGTGTGGAAG GGCTGCGCTGCTATGCCAAATTCCACCGGAACCGCAGGGTTACACGGAGGAAAGGGCGCTGCGTGGAGCCCGAGACGGCCAACGGCGACCGGGGATCCTTCATCAACGTCTAG